Proteins co-encoded in one Chloroflexota bacterium genomic window:
- the dnaB gene encoding replicative DNA helicase, which yields MTTEIERLPPQDLNAERSLLGALLIDADAYWIAADIVSPDDLYREQHRVIYQAVQVLAQRNVRPDAVTVSDELRRAGNLDLAGGPPYIADLINAVPTAFHIEHYADICRRHGTLRRVIQAAGQMVSLAYRPDAETDTVIEEAERLLFQIARRASQSEPRLLVEAIKPVSDSLMETGQDGGLRGIPSGIATLDKLTGGFQRSDLIVIAARPGMGKTAFALQVALQAAAQNQIPVGFFSLEMSSEQIVYRLLAHQAEVDSLRIRDRTLTDDQLDRVVKALIALGEHPILLDDTPGMSIVQLRSKVRRLYMEHEVGLLVVDYLQLLKGAGRRDNRVQEVTEITSTLKEIAREMRLPLIACAQLSRAAEARDNPTPRLSDLRESGSIEQDADIVMFLHEPKSEEHPSAYRPRDVRLTVAKHRNGPTGKVEMQFAGWRGHFKEVEQAQELAV from the coding sequence GTGACCACCGAAATCGAGCGTCTGCCGCCCCAGGACCTCAACGCTGAGCGCTCCCTGCTCGGGGCGCTCCTGATCGACGCGGACGCCTACTGGATCGCCGCCGACATCGTGTCGCCGGACGACTTGTACCGCGAGCAGCACCGGGTGATCTACCAGGCGGTCCAGGTTCTCGCCCAGCGCAACGTGCGGCCCGACGCCGTGACTGTTTCCGACGAGTTGCGGCGCGCGGGCAACCTGGACCTTGCCGGCGGTCCGCCCTATATCGCCGACCTGATCAACGCCGTCCCCACGGCGTTTCACATCGAGCACTACGCCGACATCTGTCGCCGGCACGGCACGCTTCGCCGGGTGATCCAGGCGGCTGGGCAGATGGTGTCCCTGGCCTACCGGCCCGACGCCGAGACGGACACCGTGATCGAGGAGGCCGAGCGGCTACTGTTCCAGATCGCGCGGCGAGCCAGCCAGAGCGAGCCGCGCCTGCTGGTCGAGGCGATCAAGCCCGTCAGCGACAGCCTCATGGAGACCGGCCAGGACGGCGGGCTGCGGGGGATCCCCAGCGGGATCGCCACCCTCGATAAGCTCACCGGCGGGTTCCAGCGCTCCGACCTGATCGTGATCGCCGCCCGCCCGGGCATGGGCAAGACCGCATTCGCGCTGCAGGTGGCGCTCCAAGCCGCCGCGCAGAACCAGATCCCCGTCGGATTCTTCTCGCTTGAAATGTCGTCGGAGCAGATCGTGTACCGGCTTCTGGCGCACCAGGCCGAAGTCGACAGCCTGCGCATCCGCGACCGGACCTTGACCGACGACCAACTGGATCGCGTGGTCAAGGCGCTGATTGCCCTGGGCGAGCACCCGATCCTGCTCGACGACACGCCGGGCATGTCCATCGTCCAGCTACGCAGCAAGGTCCGCCGGCTCTACATGGAGCACGAGGTCGGCCTGCTCGTCGTGGACTACCTGCAGCTGCTCAAGGGCGCTGGGCGCCGGGACAACCGGGTCCAGGAGGTGACCGAAATCACCAGCACGCTCAAGGAGATCGCGCGCGAGATGCGGCTGCCGCTGATCGCCTGCGCCCAGCTCTCACGGGCGGCCGAGGCCCGTGACAACCCCACGCCACGGCTCTCGGATCTACGTGAGAGCGGGTCCATCGAGCAGGACGCCGACATCGTGATGTTCCTGCATGAGCCGAAGTCAGAGGAGCATCCGTCGGCCTATCGCCCCCGGGATGTCCGGCTCACCGTTGCGAAGCACCGCAACGGGCCGACCGGCAAGGTCGAGATGCAGTTCGCGGGCTGGCGCGGGCACTTCAAGGAAGTCGAGCAAGCTCAGGAGCTGGCCGTCTAG
- a CDS encoding RusA family crossover junction endodeoxyribonuclease, whose amino-acid sequence MPEPTLQATIPGVPESVNHSHGFGRGRAWRTASTDSWLNDVIRLVRNKAVHHKGLRFRWKAACSAGAVIAITMTWYRPDTERRDSSNVIKVLEDGIATALDIDDEHFEWTTRRAYDARNPRVELTLTLQGGDDGEAGAPARVRA is encoded by the coding sequence GTGCCTGAGCCGACGCTGCAGGCGACGATCCCCGGAGTCCCGGAAAGCGTGAACCACTCCCACGGATTTGGGCGCGGGCGCGCGTGGCGGACGGCATCGACCGACTCATGGCTGAACGACGTTATTCGGCTCGTCCGGAACAAGGCGGTTCACCACAAGGGCCTGCGGTTTCGATGGAAGGCCGCCTGCAGCGCCGGCGCCGTGATCGCCATCACGATGACCTGGTACCGGCCGGATACCGAGCGCCGCGACTCCAGCAACGTGATCAAAGTCCTCGAGGACGGGATCGCAACCGCCCTCGACATTGACGACGAGCACTTCGAGTGGACGACCCGCCGGGCCTACGACGCCCGGAACCCGCGCGTCGAACTGACGCTCACACTCCAAGGGGGAGACGATGGAGAAGCCGGAGCCCCGGCCAGAGTCCGAGCCTGA
- a CDS encoding N-6 DNA methylase, with protein MSDYAKQFREHLDAATDGGKLRQWEAFRDMADMGYCALAKPCQAPERRQAFEDRYMANAKRYKREQLDRFSAMLGTAALALDANPADFLGTIYEEEGFCDQKYGGQFFTPENVADMMARMIIGDGKDAEESPPVITVSDPCCGSGRLLLAAARELEDRIAWFDATDLDQTCQHITYIQMACAGIAGVVRHGNSLTTEVHDYAITPAGAKLLGGEGEASEYLRGRLAGKPSDDPEPSGDPEVVGQLALL; from the coding sequence GTGAGCGACTACGCCAAGCAGTTCCGCGAACACCTGGATGCCGCCACGGACGGCGGCAAGCTGCGCCAGTGGGAAGCATTCAGGGATATGGCCGACATGGGCTATTGCGCGCTGGCAAAGCCGTGCCAGGCTCCGGAGCGACGGCAAGCGTTCGAGGACCGTTACATGGCGAACGCCAAACGGTACAAGCGGGAGCAGCTCGACCGCTTCTCAGCGATGCTGGGGACGGCCGCGCTGGCCCTTGACGCGAACCCCGCGGACTTCCTCGGCACGATCTACGAAGAGGAGGGGTTCTGCGATCAGAAATACGGCGGCCAGTTCTTCACCCCGGAGAACGTCGCAGACATGATGGCGCGTATGATCATCGGCGACGGGAAGGACGCAGAGGAATCGCCGCCGGTGATCACTGTTTCCGATCCTTGCTGCGGATCGGGGCGGCTGCTACTCGCTGCCGCCAGGGAGCTTGAGGACCGGATCGCGTGGTTCGACGCGACCGACCTTGACCAGACGTGCCAGCACATCACCTACATTCAAATGGCCTGCGCCGGGATCGCCGGCGTGGTGCGGCACGGCAACAGCCTGACGACAGAGGTGCACGACTATGCGATCACCCCCGCCGGAGCGAAGCTGCTTGGCGGCGAGGGAGAGGCGAGCGAGTACCTGCGGGGCCGGCTCGCCGGGAAGCCGAGCGACGATCCCGAGCCGAGCGGGGATCCCGAAGTCGTCGGCCAGTTGGCGTTGCTGTGA
- the terL gene encoding phage terminase large subunit, translating into MTLDLASLQPDLQAEIAILPPELQDVTLNPEPWEDHDLAERSLHEFVRQMWRYVDPAPFRDNWHLGVICEHLEAVTRGEIQRLLINIPPRHTKSLIVAVMWPAWTWIQRRSDYGLLAGPEVKFMSASYAQTLSVRDSVKCRRLIDSATYQNRWGHRFHLTSDQNTKIRFENNKGGYRVATSVGGALTGEGGDIIIVDDPINAVDADSEITREATLDWWDESMSTRLNDPDAGAYVIIMQRLHHQDLTGHVLDKDQAADADDWTHLCLPARYEHDHPHHWHGDIRTQDGELLWPDRFSEQAIRRLESNLGSYGAAGQLQQRPSPRSGGMFDRAWWADQFVDAAPSGGQAVRGWDLASTTRKKSPWTVGVLMRRVGGDYFIEDIVRVRGTPRTIERTLRTTAETDGHGITQDLPQDPGQAGKSQVQHLVRMLAPYEARYSPESGDKTERAKGLSAQAEARNVYLVRGAWNRAFIEEAALFPNSDYKDQVDGASRSFHRLTRRRGSRGMTAPVLLNA; encoded by the coding sequence ATGACCCTCGACTTGGCGAGCCTGCAGCCCGACCTGCAAGCCGAGATCGCGATCCTGCCGCCCGAGTTGCAGGACGTGACGCTTAATCCTGAACCGTGGGAAGATCACGACCTAGCCGAGCGCAGCCTGCACGAGTTCGTCCGCCAGATGTGGCGCTACGTGGACCCCGCGCCGTTCCGTGACAACTGGCACCTGGGCGTGATCTGCGAGCACCTCGAAGCCGTTACGCGCGGTGAGATTCAGCGCCTCTTGATCAACATCCCGCCGCGTCACACCAAGAGCCTGATCGTGGCCGTCATGTGGCCGGCGTGGACCTGGATCCAGCGCCGAAGCGACTACGGGCTGCTCGCGGGGCCCGAAGTGAAGTTCATGTCGGCGAGCTATGCCCAGACGCTGAGCGTGCGCGACTCCGTGAAGTGCCGGCGCCTGATCGACAGCGCGACCTACCAAAATCGTTGGGGCCATCGCTTCCATCTCACCAGTGACCAGAACACCAAGATCCGCTTCGAGAACAACAAGGGCGGATATCGCGTCGCGACCTCGGTCGGCGGCGCGCTGACCGGCGAGGGCGGCGACATCATCATCGTCGACGACCCGATCAACGCCGTGGACGCCGACAGCGAGATCACTCGAGAGGCAACGCTCGACTGGTGGGACGAGTCCATGAGCACGCGCCTCAACGACCCCGACGCCGGGGCCTACGTGATCATCATGCAGCGCCTGCACCACCAGGACCTCACGGGGCACGTCCTTGACAAGGACCAAGCCGCGGATGCCGACGACTGGACGCACCTGTGCCTGCCAGCTCGATATGAGCATGACCACCCGCATCACTGGCACGGCGATATCCGTACCCAAGACGGGGAGTTGCTCTGGCCTGACCGTTTCTCCGAGCAGGCCATCCGACGACTCGAGTCCAACCTTGGAAGCTACGGGGCTGCCGGCCAGCTGCAGCAGCGTCCGTCACCGCGCTCGGGCGGCATGTTCGACCGGGCCTGGTGGGCCGATCAGTTCGTGGATGCCGCTCCCAGCGGTGGGCAAGCGGTGCGGGGCTGGGACTTGGCGAGCACGACGCGCAAAAAGTCGCCGTGGACGGTTGGCGTGCTTATGCGGCGAGTGGGGGGAGACTACTTCATCGAGGACATCGTGCGAGTTCGTGGCACCCCGCGGACAATCGAACGGACGCTGCGCACGACTGCAGAGACGGATGGGCACGGCATAACGCAGGACCTGCCGCAAGACCCCGGCCAGGCGGGCAAGTCGCAAGTCCAGCACCTAGTCCGCATGCTCGCGCCCTACGAGGCCCGCTACTCGCCGGAATCGGGTGACAAGACCGAGCGCGCCAAGGGGCTTTCGGCGCAGGCCGAGGCCCGCAACGTCTACCTAGTTCGAGGCGCTTGGAATCGTGCCTTCATCGAAGAGGCCGCCCTGTTCCCCAATTCCGACTACAAGGACCAAGTAGACGGCGCCAGCCGTTCGTTCCACCGCCTCACGCGACGCCGAGGCAGCCGTGGAATGACGGCGCCGGTGCTCCTGAACGCATAG
- a CDS encoding minor capsid protein, whose translation MSVEIVVHAAAVDRYRRILESGNADLLARKGQAERRGAETPRGVVLTGAQIDFMVERYADGLARRARRLTKAAGAPDPVGARPRDAQAYERAIRRGLLGPLMRNIRLGLSTAVAAAEAIERLDEVPLRTTRRDGLVAREIAKQARRLSGYQRRRLIQTFRDALGVDIRPVLDDAAIRPLMTAWRQENISLIRTVPTRLRDDLRAGINQAFADKPFDQQELARVVREKGKSAGWNLRRITRDQTNKAIGNLTQARHQQLGIEEYIWSTVGDERVRRAHAALEGTKHRWDEPPGEGHPGEAILCRCRARPVIPEAGVAS comes from the coding sequence ATGAGCGTCGAGATCGTCGTCCACGCCGCGGCGGTTGACCGCTACCGTCGCATCCTTGAGTCGGGCAACGCCGACCTGCTCGCTCGCAAGGGGCAGGCCGAACGCCGCGGAGCCGAGACGCCGCGGGGCGTCGTGCTGACCGGCGCCCAGATCGACTTCATGGTCGAGCGGTATGCGGATGGACTCGCCCGCCGGGCACGTCGACTCACCAAGGCCGCTGGCGCACCAGATCCCGTTGGTGCGCGTCCGCGTGATGCCCAGGCCTACGAGCGGGCTATCCGCCGCGGCTTGCTTGGTCCGCTCATGCGCAACATCCGACTTGGCCTCAGCACCGCCGTAGCGGCCGCCGAGGCCATCGAGCGGCTCGACGAAGTGCCGCTCCGCACGACGCGGCGGGACGGACTCGTTGCGCGTGAGATCGCCAAGCAAGCCCGCCGGCTCAGCGGCTACCAGCGGCGCCGCTTGATCCAAACGTTTCGCGACGCCCTGGGCGTGGACATCCGGCCCGTACTTGACGATGCGGCTATCCGCCCGCTCATGACCGCTTGGCGGCAGGAGAACATCAGCCTGATCCGCACGGTGCCGACGCGCCTGCGCGACGACCTGCGAGCAGGCATCAATCAGGCGTTCGCGGACAAGCCCTTCGACCAGCAGGAGCTCGCGCGCGTGGTGCGTGAGAAGGGCAAGAGCGCGGGGTGGAATTTACGCCGGATCACCCGTGACCAAACGAATAAGGCCATCGGCAATCTGACCCAGGCGCGACATCAACAGCTCGGCATCGAGGAGTACATCTGGAGCACGGTGGGCGATGAGCGCGTGCGTCGCGCGCACGCCGCGCTGGAGGGCACGAAGCATCGCTGGGACGAGCCGCCCGGGGAAGGTCACCCAGGAGAAGCGATCCTCTGCCGGTGCCGGGCTCGGCCCGTGATCCCCGAGGCCGGCGTGGCGTCGTGA
- a CDS encoding DUF5662 family protein — MTFTAPRYAHYAVSPHHPEYHAAPIRMSFLDIIEMVADWDAASRTYGRTSLREGLSVHRLRFAFSDAQWWLIEQVVGWLEPPVNDRTADDHRPDR; from the coding sequence GTGACCTTCACCGCGCCGCGCTATGCCCACTACGCCGTGAGTCCGCATCACCCCGAGTACCACGCTGCGCCGATCCGCATGTCGTTCCTCGACATCATCGAAATGGTGGCAGACTGGGATGCGGCGTCGCGGACGTACGGGCGCACGTCGTTGCGCGAGGGGCTGAGCGTACATCGCCTCCGGTTCGCGTTCAGCGACGCCCAGTGGTGGTTGATCGAGCAGGTCGTGGGCTGGCTGGAGCCGCCAGTGAACGATAGGACTGCGGATGATCACAGGCCGGACCGATGA
- a CDS encoding DUF87 domain-containing protein, giving the protein MMGATDHIELGLGAGGRTLRLDVPHLISTRLLVQANSGGGKSWLLRRLLEQSHGAVQHLVIDPEGEFATLRERHDYVLAAAGDGGDCPVEPRSAHLLARKLMELRVSAILDIYELKQHERIAFVDRFLTALVNLPKRLWHPVLVVVDEAHVFCPERGKAESGSAVVDLATRGRKRGMCAVLATQRLSKLRKDAAAELNNVLIGRTGLDVDMARAGDVLGLSTRADRMNLRGLDPGEFFAFGPAIANGKGIYRLRVGDVQTSHPTTGSRLATEPPPPSDEIRAVLAELATLPEAAAKEAQDIESLRRDNAGLRRRVRQLERTSGPDDAEVARQVDTATAPLRAELDSERAHSAGLQEIVVGWEQYADDLDRASEALRSVQSQRPAAPQSLDDRRRETSPARVDTTPAQGKSPHDDPASGSDCEINPLTDLTRPQQAILDGLAVLHVMGVHPAKRTHVAAFAGASPRSSAFTNNLGRLRTRGLIDYPASGMVCLTREAGHAAAATPLAVPTLDVLRDRWLELVTEPQARLLRALFERWPQAAPRYDLAAEVGASPRSSAYANNLGRLRSLGLITYINAGDGERQVRAADDLFNSEAGAGA; this is encoded by the coding sequence ATGATGGGCGCGACCGATCACATTGAACTCGGCCTGGGCGCTGGCGGACGCACGCTGCGCCTCGACGTTCCGCACCTCATTTCGACGCGCCTGCTCGTCCAGGCGAACAGCGGCGGCGGTAAGAGCTGGCTGCTGCGGCGCCTGCTCGAACAGAGCCACGGTGCGGTTCAGCATCTCGTGATCGACCCCGAGGGGGAGTTCGCGACGCTGCGCGAGCGGCACGACTACGTGCTGGCGGCCGCCGGCGACGGCGGCGATTGCCCCGTCGAACCGCGCTCGGCGCACCTGCTGGCGCGCAAGCTCATGGAACTGCGCGTGTCCGCCATCCTCGACATCTACGAGCTGAAGCAGCACGAGCGCATCGCGTTCGTGGACCGCTTCCTTACCGCGCTGGTGAATCTCCCGAAGCGGCTCTGGCATCCCGTGCTGGTGGTCGTCGACGAAGCGCACGTGTTCTGCCCCGAGCGCGGCAAGGCCGAGTCGGGCAGCGCCGTCGTGGATCTCGCGACGCGCGGGCGCAAGCGCGGCATGTGCGCGGTGCTGGCGACACAGCGGCTCAGCAAGCTGCGCAAGGACGCCGCCGCTGAACTCAACAACGTGCTGATCGGGCGCACCGGCCTGGACGTCGACATGGCGCGCGCCGGCGACGTGCTCGGCCTCTCGACACGCGCGGACCGGATGAACCTGCGGGGGCTGGATCCCGGCGAATTCTTCGCGTTCGGACCGGCCATCGCGAACGGCAAGGGCATCTACCGGCTGCGCGTCGGCGACGTCCAGACGTCGCACCCGACCACCGGCAGCCGACTGGCAACCGAGCCGCCGCCACCGAGCGACGAGATCCGCGCGGTGCTGGCGGAACTGGCGACCCTGCCGGAAGCCGCCGCGAAGGAGGCCCAGGACATCGAAAGCCTGCGGCGCGACAACGCGGGGCTTCGGCGCCGAGTGCGACAACTGGAGCGCACGTCGGGCCCCGACGACGCCGAGGTCGCGCGGCAGGTTGACACCGCCACCGCACCACTGCGAGCGGAACTGGATTCGGAGCGGGCGCATAGCGCCGGCCTGCAGGAGATCGTCGTCGGCTGGGAGCAGTACGCCGACGATCTAGATCGCGCCAGCGAGGCGCTCAGGTCCGTGCAATCCCAGCGGCCGGCCGCGCCGCAGTCGCTAGACGACCGGAGGCGCGAGACTTCACCGGCGCGAGTAGACACTACGCCCGCTCAAGGAAAATCGCCCCACGACGACCCAGCGAGCGGGTCCGACTGTGAGATCAACCCGCTCACCGACCTGACGCGCCCGCAGCAAGCCATCCTCGACGGCCTGGCGGTTCTACACGTCATGGGCGTCCATCCGGCGAAGCGAACCCACGTGGCCGCCTTCGCGGGCGCCAGCCCGCGGTCCAGTGCGTTCACGAACAATCTCGGACGCCTGCGCACGCGCGGGCTGATCGACTACCCCGCCAGCGGGATGGTCTGCCTGACGCGAGAGGCCGGGCATGCGGCGGCGGCAACGCCTCTGGCCGTGCCGACGCTGGACGTATTGCGCGACCGATGGCTAGAGCTGGTGACCGAGCCGCAGGCTCGGCTACTGCGCGCCCTATTCGAGCGGTGGCCACAGGCGGCACCGCGCTACGACCTGGCCGCCGAGGTCGGGGCGTCGCCGCGATCGAGCGCCTACGCGAACAACCTGGGGCGGCTGCGGTCGCTCGGCTTGATCACCTACATCAACGCCGGCGACGGCGAGCGCCAGGTGCGGGCTGCGGACGACCTGTTCAACTCGGAGGCCGGGGCCGGTGCCTGA
- a CDS encoding DUF6527 family protein produces the protein MSNAVGPWLRAYYGGERAPDTVVMLGAFCPACKCEHGFRVDAVYWEDQGLAVWTWDGNEQTPTFVGSMLANARQHPGRPLCHSFVENGQWRFLDDSTHDLAGQTVPMVPYPEGYGSGHHA, from the coding sequence ATGAGCAACGCCGTCGGCCCGTGGCTCCGTGCGTATTACGGCGGTGAGCGGGCGCCCGATACGGTCGTGATGCTCGGTGCGTTCTGCCCGGCGTGCAAGTGCGAACACGGGTTCCGCGTCGATGCGGTCTACTGGGAGGACCAAGGGTTGGCCGTCTGGACGTGGGACGGCAACGAACAGACCCCGACGTTTGTCGGGTCCATGCTGGCCAACGCGCGCCAACACCCAGGCCGACCGCTCTGCCATAGCTTTGTGGAGAACGGCCAGTGGCGGTTCCTGGACGACAGCACGCACGACCTCGCGGGCCAGACTGTGCCCATGGTTCCGTACCCCGAGGGCTACGGCTCCGGACACCACGCATGA
- a CDS encoding terminase small subunit: protein MPKLTAKQRRFCEEYLVDLNATQAAIRAGYSRRGANSRGAQLLANVSIGNGIRAALAARSERTEVTADNVIRELARLAFADITSVVSASGTSVTVKALDELPPDVTAAISEVSKTKDGIRIKFHSKTQAIEMLMRHLGLFDDSLRVDATVTVRPDLSAFSDDQLRQVRDLRRRLPPPVSDP, encoded by the coding sequence ATGCCCAAGCTCACGGCGAAGCAACGGCGATTCTGCGAGGAATACCTCGTGGACCTCAATGCGACACAGGCTGCGATCCGCGCGGGATACAGCCGTCGCGGGGCCAATTCGCGCGGCGCACAGTTGTTAGCAAACGTAAGCATTGGGAACGGCATTCGCGCGGCCCTGGCAGCCCGCTCCGAGCGCACCGAAGTCACCGCCGACAACGTGATCCGAGAGTTGGCGCGGCTCGCGTTCGCCGACATCACCAGCGTTGTGAGCGCCAGCGGCACCAGCGTCACAGTGAAGGCGCTGGACGAACTGCCGCCCGACGTGACGGCGGCCATCTCCGAAGTGTCGAAGACCAAGGACGGCATCCGCATCAAGTTCCACTCGAAGACGCAGGCCATTGAGATGCTCATGCGGCATCTGGGCCTATTTGACGACTCGCTGCGCGTGGATGCGACGGTGACGGTGCGCCCCGACTTGTCGGCGTTTAGCGACGATCAGTTGCGGCAGGTGCGCGACCTACGGCGGCGGCTGCCGCCGCCAGTGAGTGACCCGTAA
- a CDS encoding helix-turn-helix domain-containing protein, protein MKTYTAATAARELGVHPSLVTHWCRNGRIKATKHGKAWLITERSLRAFERTRRPRGRPSPSPERNAAIVAAVASGESQRVVAARFGITQPHVSHIVRSARADAGD, encoded by the coding sequence GTGAAGACTTATACGGCGGCCACAGCAGCTCGCGAGCTTGGCGTTCACCCGAGCCTGGTGACGCATTGGTGTCGCAACGGGCGCATCAAGGCGACCAAGCACGGCAAGGCGTGGCTGATCACCGAACGAAGCCTGCGCGCCTTCGAGCGCACGCGGCGCCCGCGGGGCCGGCCGTCGCCTTCGCCAGAGCGCAACGCCGCCATCGTGGCGGCCGTGGCGAGCGGTGAATCACAGCGGGTGGTGGCCGCTCGATTCGGAATCACGCAGCCGCACGTCTCTCACATCGTCCGCAGCGCCCGCGCCGACGCCGGCGACTGA
- a CDS encoding HNH endonuclease yields MPDQGTRISADNVPHGTVNAYTHHHCRCDECRAAWREYKNRYNAGNRESVRAAYRRNRAANPEAARERERLAKRRYRAKHGEKTRAARRRWDDANRDTVRAHVAKRRARIRGVEVRPFPRQWIATLVFQQGGLCNGCRQPFGETMPPTLDHVHPISKGGPHAPENTQALCLSCNAAKGAKVAA; encoded by the coding sequence ATGCCCGATCAGGGTACCCGAATCAGCGCGGACAACGTGCCGCACGGCACCGTCAACGCATACACCCACCATCACTGCCGCTGCGACGAATGCCGCGCCGCGTGGCGCGAGTACAAGAACCGCTACAACGCGGGCAACCGCGAGAGCGTGCGGGCGGCGTACCGGCGAAATCGCGCGGCCAATCCCGAGGCCGCGCGTGAGCGTGAGCGGCTTGCGAAGCGGCGCTATCGCGCCAAGCATGGCGAGAAAACACGGGCCGCGCGTAGGCGATGGGATGATGCGAACCGTGACACGGTGCGGGCGCACGTGGCGAAGCGCCGCGCACGTATCCGAGGCGTCGAAGTCCGCCCATTCCCACGGCAGTGGATCGCCACGCTCGTCTTTCAGCAAGGCGGCCTCTGCAACGGGTGCCGCCAGCCGTTCGGCGAGACGATGCCGCCGACGCTAGACCACGTGCACCCGATATCCAAGGGCGGTCCGCACGCGCCAGAGAATACGCAGGCGCTGTGCCTGTCGTGCAATGCGGCGAAAGGGGCGAAGGTCGCCGCGTGA
- a CDS encoding XkdF-like putative serine protease domain-containing protein, which yields MSDTFEIRGKVAKVDSKLGLVFGFGAVSMEKGARYFDAHDEHVSEAELLKGALNFVENWQIAGEEHREGADGEVEKRGGVPFVFPILTDVAKALGIESETHGILVALKPDAEMMAKFESGELTGFSMGGVARRREVDDDG from the coding sequence TTGTCCGACACCTTCGAGATCCGGGGCAAAGTAGCCAAGGTCGATTCCAAGCTCGGCTTGGTCTTTGGCTTCGGGGCCGTCAGCATGGAGAAGGGCGCCCGCTACTTCGACGCCCACGACGAGCACGTGTCCGAGGCCGAGCTGCTCAAGGGTGCGCTGAACTTCGTCGAAAACTGGCAGATCGCTGGCGAGGAGCACCGCGAAGGCGCGGATGGCGAGGTCGAAAAGCGCGGCGGTGTGCCGTTCGTATTCCCGATTTTGACCGACGTCGCCAAGGCGCTCGGCATCGAATCCGAGACGCACGGCATCCTCGTCGCTCTCAAACCGGACGCCGAGATGATGGCGAAGTTCGAGAGCGGCGAGCTGACGGGGTTCTCGATGGGTGGCGTAGCCCGCCGTCGCGAGGTTGACGACGATGGCTAA
- a CDS encoding HNH endonuclease: MPMQRGGTDEIQNLQAAHASCNLWKGTRLMSELPEPPDWLPG, from the coding sequence GTGCCGATGCAGCGAGGCGGCACCGACGAGATTCAGAACCTCCAGGCGGCCCATGCGTCGTGCAACCTCTGGAAGGGAACCCGGTTGATGTCGGAGCTTCCCGAACCTCCTGACTGGTTGCCGGGCTGA
- a CDS encoding site-specific DNA-methyltransferase: protein MRPFYEHAGVTIYHGDCRELLPEIDGYETVVTDPVWPNSSPDLVGADRPGELLAESARLWRGKRAAVHFGCASDPRVLTAIPDRLPFFRVCWLEYANASYIGRLLHASDVAYLFGEPPAVEPGRVLIPGKCMDPDPKGKQTGHPTPRKLGHVVWIVGKWTDPADTVLDPFAGSGTTLVAAKHCGRRAIGIEIEERYCEMAADRLAQEVMAL, encoded by the coding sequence GTGAGGCCCTTCTACGAGCACGCCGGCGTCACGATCTACCACGGCGACTGCCGCGAGCTACTACCCGAGATTGACGGCTACGAGACCGTCGTGACCGATCCCGTCTGGCCGAACAGCAGCCCGGACCTCGTAGGCGCAGATCGACCCGGCGAGCTGCTGGCCGAGTCGGCGCGCCTGTGGCGGGGCAAACGGGCAGCCGTCCACTTCGGATGCGCGTCGGACCCGCGAGTGCTGACGGCCATCCCGGACCGGCTGCCGTTCTTTCGCGTGTGCTGGCTCGAATATGCCAACGCCTCGTATATCGGGCGGCTCCTGCACGCGAGCGACGTGGCCTACCTGTTCGGCGAGCCGCCGGCGGTAGAGCCGGGGCGCGTGCTCATTCCGGGCAAGTGCATGGACCCCGATCCCAAGGGCAAGCAGACCGGCCATCCGACGCCGCGCAAGCTCGGGCACGTCGTCTGGATCGTCGGCAAGTGGACGGACCCCGCGGACACCGTGCTGGATCCCTTCGCCGGCAGCGGCACGACGCTGGTGGCGGCGAAGCATTGCGGGCGTCGCGCTATCGGCATCGAGATCGAAGAACGCTACTGCGAGATGGCCGCCGACCGGTTGGCGCAGGAGGTCATGGCGCTCTGA